A genomic segment from Necator americanus strain Aroian chromosome III, whole genome shotgun sequence encodes:
- a CDS encoding hypothetical protein (NECATOR_CHRIII.G9131.T1): MERFDFTERKLIRRLLGYFWPRVCRNEELYAEVDMVYRRMTHRRYQHQHLGSQSKVATENRLRFFGHILESPADRLVQGVLRSLPGSSWKKPPGRKRKFWTKMAKEDLRTLGVDRQFRRDVRTFPRFCGTTPVHPSSSEKVENILKITLVPLCNLVRSVPETCSHRSQRILILFTTDVWRSLVKFTIPPQFIKFPMEIFTG, encoded by the exons ATGGAGAGGTTTGATTTCACGGAAAGAAAGCTGATTAGACGGCTACtcggctacttttggcctagggtatgccgcAACGAAGAGCTTTACGCGGAAGTCGAtatggtataccggcggatgacacacagaagatatcaacatcaacatcttggaTCCcaatcgaaagtggctacagaaaatcgtcttcgcttctttggtcatatattagagagcccggcagatcgccttgttcaaggAGTTCTGAGAAGTTtgccgggttcgagctggaagaagccacctggccgaaaacgaaaGTTTTGGACTAAGATGgcgaaagaggacctgaggacactcggggtggataggcagttcaggcgagacgtaag GACATTCCCACGTTTTTGTGGAACCACACCTGTGCACCCTTCATCttcagaaaaagttgaaaatattctgaaaat AACGTTGGTTCCACTCTGTAATCTGGTCAGAAGTGTTCCAGAAACGTGTTCACATAGATCACAAAGAATTCTCATTTTGTTTACAACTGATGTTTGGAGATCACTTGTAAAATTCACTATTCCTCCTCAATTCATCAAATTTCCTATGGAAATCTTCACCGGATAA
- a CDS encoding hypothetical protein (NECATOR_CHRIII.G9131.T2) gives MERFDFTERKLIRRLLGYFWPRVCRNEELYAEVDMVYRRMTHRRYQHQHLGSQSKVATENRLRFFGHILESPADRLVQGVLRSLPGSSWKKPPGRKRKFWTKMAKEDLRTLGVDRQFRRDVRFRKVWNNGSIPYKLSQKIEKVGQSCVQARDTSARMRVVATFPRFCGTTPVHPSSSEKVENILKITLVPLCNLVRSVPETCSHRSQRILILFTTDVWRSLVKFTIPPQFIKFPMEIFTG, from the exons ATGGAGAGGTTTGATTTCACGGAAAGAAAGCTGATTAGACGGCTACtcggctacttttggcctagggtatgccgcAACGAAGAGCTTTACGCGGAAGTCGAtatggtataccggcggatgacacacagaagatatcaacatcaacatcttggaTCCcaatcgaaagtggctacagaaaatcgtcttcgcttctttggtcatatattagagagcccggcagatcgccttgttcaaggAGTTCTGAGAAGTTtgccgggttcgagctggaagaagccacctggccgaaaacgaaaGTTTTGGACTAAGATGgcgaaagaggacctgaggacactcggggtggataggcagttcaggcgagacgtaaggtttcgcaagGTATGGAATAATGGATCGATTCCGtacaagctctcgcagaagatcgagaaggttgggcagagctgtgttcaagcaCGGGACACCTCAGCGAGGATGCGGGTAGTCGC GACATTCCCACGTTTTTGTGGAACCACACCTGTGCACCCTTCATCttcagaaaaagttgaaaatattctgaaaat AACGTTGGTTCCACTCTGTAATCTGGTCAGAAGTGTTCCAGAAACGTGTTCACATAGATCACAAAGAATTCTCATTTTGTTTACAACTGATGTTTGGAGATCACTTGTAAAATTCACTATTCCTCCTCAATTCATCAAATTTCCTATGGAAATCTTCACCGGATAA
- a CDS encoding hypothetical protein (NECATOR_CHRIII.G9132.T1), with amino-acid sequence MNMENDLKEELNRKMRAAWAAFAAVREATDQLNDQDLRAHLFDSTVLPALCYAAETWADTAATSRKLLTTHTAVEGCLLKFNRRPQHLAGLRSSNLREMSRLRDPAEYLSKAKYRWARSHY; translated from the coding sequence atgaatatggaaaacgacttgaaggaagaactgaatagaaagatgagagcagcatgggcagcattcgcagccgtcagggaagctacggaccaactgaacGACCAGGACCTCCGTGCCCATCtattcgactcgacagttcttccagcgctctgctACGCAGCGGaaacgtgggcagacaccgctgcgaCGTcaaggaagctacttactacccataCAGCCGTTGAgggatgtcttctgaagtttaaccggcgcccacaacacctagccggtcttcgcagctccaatttaagagaaatgtcccgtcttcgggATCCAGCGGAATATTTATCGAAAGCAAAGTATAGATGGGCGCGGTCACATTATTAG
- a CDS encoding hypothetical protein (NECATOR_CHRIII.G9132.T2) yields MENDLKEELNRKMRAAWAAFAAVREATDQLNDQDLRAHLFDSTVLPALCYAAETWADTAATSRKLLTTHTAVEGCLLKFNRRPQHLAGLRSSNLREMSRLRDPAEYLSKAKYRWARSHY; encoded by the coding sequence atggaaaacgacttgaaggaagaactgaatagaaagatgagagcagcatgggcagcattcgcagccgtcagggaagctacggaccaactgaacGACCAGGACCTCCGTGCCCATCtattcgactcgacagttcttccagcgctctgctACGCAGCGGaaacgtgggcagacaccgctgcgaCGTcaaggaagctacttactacccataCAGCCGTTGAgggatgtcttctgaagtttaaccggcgcccacaacacctagccggtcttcgcagctccaatttaagagaaatgtcccgtcttcgggATCCAGCGGAATATTTATCGAAAGCAAAGTATAGATGGGCGCGGTCACATTATTAG